The following coding sequences are from one Leptospira mayottensis 200901116 window:
- a CDS encoding TPR end-of-group domain-containing protein: MKSLAKITFESEEFNKLKQWCEFEYKEYMKLKSSKFPVAATKIKWLFSTKEADFLKLNQWEVKLKISEIYDRKSEKFASEVYALAAILKDQGIFSIASRMTGDRYINTRIPFNRARYFALTGQKEPMLEAIRKAIQLGKKPEEFLEESDFASFKTDPDFLEAIHSKC, from the coding sequence ATGAAATCTCTTGCGAAGATTACTTTTGAAAGTGAAGAATTCAATAAACTCAAACAATGGTGTGAGTTCGAATATAAAGAATATATGAAACTGAAATCAAGTAAATTTCCGGTAGCTGCGACAAAGATCAAATGGCTGTTTTCCACAAAAGAGGCCGATTTTTTAAAACTCAACCAATGGGAAGTAAAACTAAAAATTTCCGAAATATACGACCGTAAGTCTGAGAAGTTCGCCTCCGAAGTGTATGCGTTAGCCGCCATATTAAAGGACCAGGGAATTTTTTCCATCGCCTCCCGAATGACTGGAGACCGATACATCAACACAAGGATTCCGTTCAATCGGGCTCGTTATTTTGCATTGACCGGTCAAAAGGAACCTATGTTGGAAGCGATTCGAAAAGCGATCCAATTAGGCAAGAAGCCGGAAGAATTCCTAGAGGAAAGCGATTTCGCTTCTTTCAAAACGGATCCGGACTTTTTGGAGGCGATCCATTCAAAATGTTGA
- a CDS encoding DUF4132 domain-containing protein, whose translation MKQALTYQDGSSNKFWNIEVHGNSFTVTYGKIGTAGQTQTKTYDNEDKCLKEAEKLLSEKLKKGYQSSGESEPAVSVVSSKTEDKESRKSKTEPKDVKAESKSGTDQSAINDTSNETLQTHSKNGNHKIEEKKLKEPIEKTLGLSKEDLSFRSDITPVRPKEEPKAFELKTRIEGLSTLKKGINWRTVDWTNQNIPLFMSKQEAHFWFLALTCMEGLSGDYEEKENKRTIQKLQDFLSSQTIDGNLTLEKGMEFLERKEEAWEEKKITPPSYIVFPFYHLFGLEKTIHFLVTYNHPNGMKQQDLTNGSYYEGFVRLLPILDESERKLCKELIKPHLKSKELEEDEIIAPYLIALDLGMKEELLPIVESWKSRKPATNYFYSNYRKNIIFALENPEIVKRNMRKIGHLFNSVEEIKQWLGITGYSDLEWVTLSVKEVFNNYNNEEYKEMLKLFLGVRAPEAAKPMLQLYAVPKLAAESKNWFTEHPYFAIEGLVPAVLDEDKKNSELAIDILQSLFARGYGEVIVRESSKSSPEIQEKIKNEILENSTFAAEPFDDSTTPSWLSDAIKAVPKGKAISWVVAEELPPILIQKRKLSAQQVTVVLSELKEKGLEESSTLLKSLKEHGEPTSLDNFVWKLFELWISLGASSKDKWAFTALGKLGGDRIALKLTPLIKVWPGESQHQRAVLGLEILKAIGSDTALMQLNGIAQKVKFKGLKEMANTFMESIAKKKGLRKSELEDRVIPDCGLDEYGKREFDFGSRKFQFVFGPDLKPMIKDEDGKIKDDLPKPNSKDDGDLATACVEEWKLMKKQIREVSKIQGQRMEQAMVTARRWKVEEWEMLLAKHPLMTHIAKTILWWVHFPDRNDSIEVFRLTEERDYADIHDKSLNLQGGSYVGIVHPLLLSVEEKKSWGQLFSDYEIIPPFSQLGRPVYVLSEEDKNKNEIPGFNKQKLKAEQLVFGLEKMGWSRGSGGDGGGFDEHSKQFLGDDVTTVIRYDGDDLAYGNIGGQNLDLEGAYFVKGLREPSSYENKETKLSLKEINPVAFSETLHALLQVSGFSYPASNESGLKTAQDALLKSLKTPEKKEETFDEIDYTEIYNGFSAAWKKFLSNSHEITKSKNHKNIPKITQLSIISSDKISSLQELKHFTKLEEFEIAEPVKDASILAELKNLKKIEIRNWDVKDLAVLNSCTQLEEVQLRYIEGFESDFDCSGLLKESKAKIVLDFSQNKFERLPDAVTTFQSLTSLSLNNCSLSEIPESMGNLKRLTELNLSQNKLTSLPANLGSLDQLTELDINSNQFSTIPEPVLSLKNLKTLLISWNQLSSLPDDIGNLTSLTNLSVHENQLSGLPTSIQNLTSLKRLVLSKNKFSDFPEPILYLSNLTDLLLNGNPIRSLPERIDNLSHLKSLDIENTLVESLPESIEKLTQLGTLRLKGSKPKKFRTF comes from the coding sequence ATGAAACAAGCACTTACTTATCAAGATGGAAGTTCCAATAAATTTTGGAATATAGAAGTTCATGGAAATTCGTTTACAGTAACGTATGGAAAAATCGGAACGGCCGGACAAACCCAGACTAAAACATACGACAACGAAGACAAGTGTCTAAAAGAAGCGGAAAAACTTTTGAGTGAGAAGTTGAAGAAAGGATATCAAAGTTCCGGTGAAAGTGAACCTGCCGTTTCGGTTGTTTCTTCAAAGACGGAAGACAAAGAATCGAGAAAAAGTAAAACGGAACCAAAAGACGTCAAAGCCGAATCAAAGTCGGGAACAGATCAATCCGCAATAAACGACACATCCAACGAAACTCTACAAACCCATTCCAAAAATGGAAATCATAAAATTGAAGAGAAGAAATTAAAGGAACCGATTGAAAAGACTTTAGGGCTTTCTAAAGAAGATCTTTCCTTTCGTTCCGACATTACTCCGGTTCGTCCCAAAGAGGAGCCCAAAGCGTTCGAACTCAAAACAAGAATCGAAGGACTTTCTACTTTAAAAAAAGGAATCAATTGGCGGACCGTAGATTGGACAAATCAAAATATTCCGTTGTTTATGAGCAAACAAGAAGCTCATTTTTGGTTTTTAGCTCTGACTTGTATGGAGGGTTTGTCCGGCGACTATGAAGAAAAGGAAAACAAACGGACTATCCAAAAACTGCAAGATTTCTTAAGTTCCCAAACGATAGACGGAAATTTAACTCTTGAAAAAGGGATGGAATTTTTGGAGCGAAAAGAAGAAGCATGGGAAGAGAAAAAAATTACTCCTCCATCCTACATCGTATTCCCGTTCTACCATTTATTCGGCTTGGAAAAAACAATTCACTTTCTTGTGACTTACAATCACCCGAATGGTATGAAACAACAGGATTTGACCAACGGAAGTTACTACGAAGGTTTTGTTCGTCTCTTGCCGATTCTGGACGAATCAGAAAGAAAACTTTGTAAGGAGCTTATCAAACCACATCTAAAATCAAAAGAATTGGAAGAGGACGAAATCATCGCGCCTTATTTGATCGCCTTGGATCTGGGAATGAAAGAAGAATTGTTACCGATTGTGGAATCCTGGAAATCTAGGAAACCGGCCACAAACTATTTTTATTCTAACTATCGAAAAAACATTATTTTTGCATTAGAAAATCCTGAAATAGTAAAACGCAATATGCGTAAAATCGGACATTTATTCAATTCCGTGGAGGAAATAAAACAATGGCTTGGGATCACCGGTTATTCGGATTTGGAATGGGTGACACTTTCCGTCAAAGAGGTGTTCAACAACTACAACAATGAAGAATATAAGGAAATGCTAAAGTTATTTTTGGGCGTCAGGGCGCCGGAAGCCGCAAAACCGATGTTGCAACTTTACGCCGTTCCCAAGCTGGCTGCCGAAAGCAAAAACTGGTTTACGGAGCATCCTTATTTTGCGATCGAAGGCCTTGTTCCGGCGGTGTTAGACGAAGACAAAAAAAATTCCGAGTTGGCGATCGACATTCTACAATCTTTGTTCGCGAGAGGATATGGAGAAGTGATCGTTAGAGAAAGCTCGAAATCTTCTCCCGAGATCCAGGAAAAAATCAAAAACGAAATATTAGAAAATTCTACTTTTGCGGCAGAACCTTTCGACGATTCTACGACTCCTAGTTGGCTTTCCGATGCGATCAAAGCGGTTCCGAAAGGGAAAGCGATCTCCTGGGTCGTTGCGGAAGAACTTCCTCCGATACTCATCCAAAAGCGTAAATTGTCCGCTCAGCAAGTAACGGTCGTATTATCCGAGTTAAAAGAGAAAGGTCTCGAAGAAAGTTCTACTCTTTTAAAAAGTTTGAAAGAGCATGGGGAACCCACAAGTCTTGACAATTTCGTTTGGAAACTTTTCGAACTCTGGATTTCTCTCGGAGCTTCGAGCAAGGACAAATGGGCGTTTACCGCCTTAGGTAAGTTAGGTGGAGATAGGATCGCTCTCAAGTTGACTCCACTGATTAAAGTATGGCCTGGAGAATCCCAACACCAACGCGCGGTATTAGGTTTGGAAATTTTAAAAGCGATCGGTTCCGATACGGCTCTTATGCAGTTGAACGGAATCGCCCAAAAGGTGAAGTTTAAAGGTCTTAAAGAGATGGCCAATACCTTTATGGAATCGATCGCTAAGAAAAAGGGACTTAGAAAGTCGGAACTCGAAGATCGTGTGATTCCAGATTGCGGATTGGACGAGTATGGAAAACGCGAATTCGATTTTGGTTCTCGTAAGTTTCAGTTTGTCTTCGGTCCGGATCTGAAGCCGATGATAAAGGACGAAGACGGTAAAATCAAGGATGATCTTCCAAAGCCCAACTCGAAAGACGATGGGGACTTGGCAACTGCTTGTGTTGAGGAATGGAAGCTGATGAAAAAACAGATCCGTGAAGTCAGCAAGATCCAAGGGCAAAGAATGGAACAGGCTATGGTGACCGCAAGGAGATGGAAAGTAGAGGAATGGGAGATGCTGCTCGCCAAACATCCGTTAATGACACATATCGCGAAAACGATTCTTTGGTGGGTCCATTTTCCGGATCGAAATGATTCGATCGAAGTATTTCGTCTCACCGAAGAGCGAGACTACGCAGACATACATGACAAATCTTTAAACCTTCAAGGAGGATCTTACGTCGGCATCGTTCATCCGCTTTTACTTTCCGTGGAGGAAAAAAAATCTTGGGGGCAATTGTTTTCCGATTATGAAATTATTCCTCCGTTTTCTCAATTGGGAAGACCTGTTTACGTTCTTTCGGAAGAGGATAAAAACAAAAACGAAATTCCCGGGTTTAACAAACAAAAATTAAAAGCGGAGCAATTGGTATTCGGACTGGAGAAAATGGGTTGGTCTAGAGGTTCGGGTGGAGACGGAGGTGGTTTCGACGAACATTCCAAACAATTTCTTGGAGATGATGTAACTACGGTTATACGATACGATGGAGACGATCTTGCGTATGGGAATATAGGCGGTCAAAATTTGGACTTGGAAGGAGCTTATTTTGTCAAAGGACTTCGGGAACCTTCTTCTTACGAAAACAAGGAAACAAAACTTTCCTTGAAAGAAATCAATCCAGTCGCTTTCAGCGAAACCTTACATGCTTTGCTGCAGGTTTCCGGATTTTCCTATCCCGCCTCGAACGAAAGCGGTTTAAAAACGGCGCAGGACGCTCTACTGAAAAGTTTGAAAACTCCCGAGAAAAAAGAAGAAACATTCGATGAAATCGATTATACTGAAATTTACAACGGCTTCTCGGCTGCCTGGAAAAAATTTCTTTCCAATTCTCACGAGATCACAAAATCGAAAAATCACAAAAACATTCCCAAAATCACCCAACTGAGCATAATAAGTTCTGATAAGATTTCTTCTCTTCAAGAACTTAAACATTTCACAAAACTGGAAGAATTTGAAATCGCCGAACCCGTAAAAGACGCATCTATTTTGGCGGAACTCAAAAATCTGAAAAAAATCGAAATTCGAAATTGGGACGTGAAGGATCTTGCCGTTCTGAATTCCTGCACACAATTGGAGGAAGTGCAACTGAGATATATTGAAGGTTTCGAAAGTGATTTTGATTGCAGCGGTTTGTTAAAAGAATCCAAAGCAAAGATTGTTTTGGATTTTTCCCAAAATAAATTCGAACGTTTGCCCGATGCGGTGACCACTTTCCAAAGTCTCACTTCTCTTTCTCTGAATAATTGTAGTCTTTCGGAGATTCCGGAAAGTATGGGTAATCTGAAACGGCTTACGGAATTGAATCTAAGTCAAAATAAACTAACCTCGTTGCCCGCGAACTTAGGATCTTTGGATCAGTTAACCGAACTCGACATCAATTCCAATCAGTTTTCCACCATCCCGGAACCGGTATTGTCTCTCAAAAATCTCAAAACACTCTTGATTAGCTGGAATCAACTTTCTTCTCTACCCGACGACATCGGAAATCTCACCTCTTTGACGAATCTGAGTGTTCATGAAAATCAACTTTCCGGTCTTCCTACTTCGATTCAAAATCTGACTTCCTTAAAGAGGCTGGTTTTATCGAAAAATAAGTTTTCTGATTTTCCAGAACCGATTTTGTATTTAAGCAATTTAACAGATTTATTGTTAAATGGAAATCCCATTCGTAGCTTACCGGAAAGGATCGACAATCTGTCTCACCTCAAATCTTTAGACATCGAAAATACGTTGGTCGAGTCCTTGCCGGAAAGTATAGAGAAATTGACCCAGTTGGGAACTTTACGTTTAAAGGGGAGCAAGCCAAAGAAGTTCCGGACTTTTTAG
- a CDS encoding Lp29 family lipoprotein: MRYDQKFGFLVFVFLFLFDCNYHYYVQKTSIESGSIPSLSKVKIAYIGFRPYSTEMTTSSPETKVYTANLMYPDRTVFKFQNGVYASDLKSIGYRKDVPSDKVKKFIQDYLNEVKDSGVLELTYVTSVEKKGKERIFRLKDIGVDYYVLGIHTPAFQTSKHFGSSALQLFSSIFSVISFGLIPSYASLQAGTEIKIYDKNLNRLTSIKYDHGYSVLGAVWASSVPEECRRMGCNALKQVVSPPKFVYQELGPQFEMDIVNFIQARSVSRK, from the coding sequence ATGAGATATGATCAAAAATTTGGATTTCTCGTTTTTGTCTTTTTGTTTCTCTTCGACTGTAACTATCATTACTACGTGCAAAAAACTTCCATAGAGAGTGGATCGATTCCGAGCTTATCCAAGGTGAAAATCGCTTATATTGGCTTTCGTCCATATTCCACGGAGATGACAACTTCTTCTCCGGAAACGAAGGTTTATACGGCCAATCTGATGTATCCCGATCGGACTGTATTTAAATTTCAGAATGGAGTTTATGCATCTGATTTGAAATCGATTGGATACAGAAAGGACGTGCCTTCTGATAAAGTTAAGAAGTTCATTCAGGATTATTTGAACGAGGTAAAGGACAGCGGAGTCCTTGAACTTACATATGTAACAAGCGTCGAAAAGAAAGGAAAAGAGAGAATTTTCAGATTGAAGGATATAGGTGTGGATTATTACGTGCTTGGAATTCATACACCGGCGTTTCAGACTTCGAAACATTTTGGTAGTAGTGCGCTTCAATTGTTCTCTTCTATTTTTTCCGTGATAAGTTTTGGACTAATCCCAAGTTATGCGTCTTTACAAGCGGGGACCGAAATTAAAATTTATGATAAAAATTTAAATCGGCTTACTTCCATCAAATATGATCATGGATATTCGGTTTTGGGTGCGGTATGGGCATCCTCCGTTCCAGAGGAGTGTCGTAGAATGGGATGTAATGCTCTCAAACAAGTGGTTTCTCCTCCTAAGTTTGTATACCAAGAATTAGGGCCTCAATTTGAGATGGATATCGTAAATTTTATACAAGCTCGATCTGTATCCCGCAAGTGA
- a CDS encoding Lp29 family lipoprotein, whose translation MNKLIRKILTVVWVLATIGCSRHYYVKEFPVSGKAKVEKAPKIAYLGFRTYQSRITGSASRRTTYTAELVYETRTIPKLENGVFINQLKSSGFRGDIPSDKVQAFAMEYLGAVKSSGALEISTLVDVEKKGGDVKIFKLRNFPVDYYVIGVHGPAFRENTNLGISVVGVFSSLFSMVTLGLIPVYSSDLAKTEVKIYDKNLKLVNSLEYDNSYSTIDAIWASPNPPHCKMLECTEQVGSPPGFVYSEMGPRIEEDVLNSIQKSVTPAN comes from the coding sequence ATGAATAAGCTGATAAGAAAAATTTTAACGGTTGTGTGGGTTCTTGCGACGATCGGTTGCAGCAGGCATTATTACGTGAAGGAGTTTCCTGTTTCCGGGAAAGCGAAAGTGGAAAAGGCTCCTAAAATTGCATATCTCGGTTTTAGAACGTATCAATCCAGAATAACCGGGTCTGCGAGCAGAAGGACTACGTATACAGCTGAGTTAGTCTATGAAACTAGAACTATTCCGAAGTTGGAAAACGGTGTTTTTATCAATCAGCTGAAAAGCAGCGGATTTAGAGGTGATATTCCTTCCGATAAGGTTCAAGCTTTTGCGATGGAATATCTGGGCGCAGTAAAATCAAGCGGCGCTTTGGAAATTTCCACATTGGTCGATGTGGAAAAAAAGGGCGGCGACGTAAAAATATTTAAACTCAGAAACTTTCCGGTGGATTACTATGTGATCGGAGTTCATGGGCCCGCGTTTCGGGAGAATACCAATTTGGGAATCTCTGTCGTTGGAGTTTTCTCCTCCTTATTTTCGATGGTTACTTTGGGATTGATCCCGGTGTATTCGTCGGATCTCGCAAAAACGGAAGTAAAAATTTATGATAAAAATCTAAAATTAGTAAACAGTTTAGAATATGATAATTCCTATTCTACGATCGATGCGATATGGGCATCGCCGAATCCGCCTCACTGTAAAATGCTGGAATGTACAGAGCAAGTCGGTTCGCCACCCGGCTTTGTCTATTCCGAAATGGGCCCGAGAATCGAGGAGGATGTTTTGAATTCGATTCAAAAATCTGTTACCCCTGCCAATTAA
- the lsa16 gene encoding E-cadherin-binding lipoprotein adhesin Lsa16 produces the protein MKRNITLVALLMGAGLFLGACSKLAQVTNHKNCDPSLLNPSLEPTVPIFSEADATSVIKERITPGSVVRVYDYRNHEANPKPFVRIKTEKTEGWINPRCLVIGQDPEKSVFSWGYRKDYAHFYNPEDHEHYPNGYEFPEYASLPKDKVPLAELAPELKK, from the coding sequence ATGAAAAGGAATATTACACTTGTCGCTTTATTGATGGGGGCTGGGCTTTTTTTAGGAGCATGTTCCAAATTAGCACAGGTTACGAATCATAAAAACTGCGATCCATCTCTACTCAATCCTTCTTTGGAGCCTACGGTTCCCATCTTCTCGGAGGCGGATGCGACTTCGGTTATAAAGGAAAGAATCACACCGGGTTCCGTAGTCAGAGTGTATGATTACAGAAATCACGAAGCGAATCCGAAACCGTTTGTTCGCATTAAGACTGAAAAAACCGAAGGTTGGATCAATCCTCGTTGTTTGGTCATAGGACAGGATCCTGAAAAATCCGTCTTTAGTTGGGGATACCGCAAAGACTACGCTCATTTCTATAACCCTGAAGATCACGAACATTATCCCAATGGATACGAATTCCCGGAATACGCCTCTCTTCCAAAGGATAAGGTTCCATTGGCGGAACTTGCCCCTGAACTAAAAAAATAA
- a CDS encoding c-type cytochrome, with protein sequence MKYDKNLSLIGQNRERRMRGAEFRFFGFSVIENLSLKTHCKSLIFLFVAVLFWNCESKTPPLEYFPDMADSPAREAQEVDPIAHNGAASRIPPKGAVPVGYYPYEYLGLDVTQLPNKGLSNPFKSDLANLQRGEAKYQTYCSPCHGVRGAGNGTIVGPAPRIGFPVPAVISPKIQGYSDGQIYHVITAGWSRMKSYASQISPEDRWKIVLYMRKLQEYDNRTKKDVVRN encoded by the coding sequence ATGAAATATGATAAGAACTTGTCCCTTATTGGACAGAACCGGGAACGTAGAATGCGTGGCGCTGAGTTCCGATTTTTCGGCTTTTCAGTGATCGAAAACTTAAGTCTAAAGACTCACTGTAAATCCCTGATTTTCCTTTTCGTTGCTGTCCTTTTTTGGAACTGCGAATCGAAAACACCTCCTCTGGAATATTTTCCGGACATGGCGGATTCTCCGGCAAGAGAAGCCCAGGAAGTGGACCCGATCGCGCATAACGGAGCGGCTTCCAGAATTCCTCCGAAAGGAGCGGTTCCGGTTGGATACTATCCATACGAATATCTCGGATTGGACGTAACACAATTACCGAACAAAGGACTTTCCAACCCTTTCAAAAGTGACTTGGCAAATCTCCAAAGAGGAGAGGCCAAATACCAAACGTATTGCTCTCCTTGTCACGGTGTAAGAGGTGCTGGGAACGGAACCATCGTTGGTCCGGCTCCGAGAATCGGATTTCCGGTTCCCGCCGTGATCTCACCTAAGATCCAAGGATATTCCGACGGACAGATCTATCACGTGATCACTGCCGGTTGGAGTAGAATGAAAAGTTATGCTTCTCAAATTTCCCCGGAAGATCGCTGGAAGATCGTTCTCTACATGAGAAAACTCCAGGAATACGACAACAGAACGAAAAAAGACGTGGTTAGGAATTAA
- a CDS encoding DUF3341 domain-containing protein: MHKPHKEQFHTFEETSSGVFGLFDSPSEIIAAAAKTKEKNYTGFDCFTPYPVHGLDDAMGIPRSGLPWVTFFMGLFGCTVGFGMQYLTHKFDWPINIAGKNLNAWFAYIPITFEFTVFMAGVGTAAAMFFLTKLPKVNRKVLHPDITTDKFALWIPSSSKGYKEDEVVSFIKGLGGKNVEVVK; encoded by the coding sequence ATACATAAACCTCATAAAGAACAATTTCATACGTTTGAAGAAACGAGCTCGGGAGTCTTCGGGCTTTTCGATTCGCCTTCGGAAATCATCGCGGCGGCGGCAAAAACCAAAGAGAAGAATTACACGGGCTTTGATTGTTTTACTCCGTATCCGGTTCATGGATTGGACGACGCGATGGGAATTCCCCGTTCCGGTCTTCCATGGGTGACTTTTTTCATGGGACTTTTTGGATGTACGGTAGGTTTCGGAATGCAGTATCTGACTCACAAGTTCGATTGGCCTATCAACATCGCTGGTAAAAATTTAAACGCATGGTTCGCTTATATTCCGATTACGTTCGAATTCACCGTGTTTATGGCCGGCGTGGGAACTGCGGCTGCGATGTTCTTTTTAACGAAACTTCCGAAAGTAAATCGTAAAGTTTTGCATCCGGACATCACTACGGACAAGTTCGCACTCTGGATTCCTTCCTCTTCCAAAGGTTATAAGGAAGACGAAGTTGTAAGTTTTATCAAGGGCCTTGGCGGAAAGAACGTCGAGGTTGTGAAATAG
- the nrfD gene encoding NrfD/PsrC family molybdoenzyme membrane anchor subunit: MSNAVKEALDIQPLVTGGKSVRDVTEDILRPVEAFPTSLWWKAFLLVLTITVVDLGIIGYLMWEGLYILGINNPVAWGFFIVNFVFWIGIGHAGTLISAVLYLFRQEWRTGINRAAEAMTIFAVLTAASNLIIHIGRPWVGFWLFPYPNERGPLWVNFRSPLIWDTFAVSTYLTISLVFWYIGLIPDIAAVRDRSKGEMKRKIYDILSLGWVGSNKAWSHLEMVAMILAALSTPLVLSVHTIVSFDFAVSILPGWHTTIFPPYFVAGAIFSGFAMVVTLMVIAREVFNLKDYITMKHLENMNKVIMVTGLIVGLAYSTEFFMAWYSGNEYEGFTFVNRAFGPYGWAYFIMFSCNVFSPQVFWWKKLRTNIPVMFVISIVVNIGMWFERYVIVMTTHADFLPSSWDMYIPTVYDFMMLIGTFGIFFTLFLLFCRIMPVIAVAEVKTVMPHKDGGHH; the protein is encoded by the coding sequence ATGTCCAACGCAGTCAAAGAAGCCCTGGATATCCAGCCTCTTGTAACCGGCGGTAAGTCGGTTCGGGACGTTACTGAGGATATCTTAAGACCGGTAGAAGCGTTCCCCACTTCTCTGTGGTGGAAGGCTTTCCTTTTGGTTCTTACCATTACGGTCGTCGATTTAGGTATCATCGGATATCTGATGTGGGAAGGTCTTTATATCCTCGGGATCAACAATCCTGTGGCTTGGGGATTTTTCATCGTAAACTTCGTATTCTGGATCGGGATCGGTCACGCCGGAACTCTGATTTCGGCAGTTCTTTATCTGTTCCGTCAAGAATGGAGAACCGGGATCAACCGTGCAGCGGAAGCGATGACGATCTTCGCAGTGTTAACCGCCGCTTCCAATTTGATCATCCACATCGGAAGACCTTGGGTAGGATTCTGGTTGTTTCCGTATCCGAACGAAAGAGGACCTCTTTGGGTCAACTTCCGTTCCCCTCTGATTTGGGATACGTTCGCAGTTTCCACTTACCTTACGATCTCACTTGTGTTCTGGTATATCGGTTTGATTCCGGATATCGCGGCTGTAAGAGACCGTTCTAAGGGAGAAATGAAACGTAAGATTTACGATATTCTTTCTCTCGGTTGGGTAGGTTCCAACAAAGCTTGGTCTCACCTTGAAATGGTGGCGATGATCCTCGCTGCTCTTTCCACTCCTCTGGTTCTTTCGGTTCACACGATCGTATCCTTCGACTTCGCGGTTTCCATTCTTCCGGGTTGGCATACTACGATCTTCCCTCCATACTTTGTTGCAGGGGCTATTTTCTCCGGGTTTGCGATGGTAGTAACTCTGATGGTAATCGCAAGAGAAGTGTTCAACCTGAAAGACTATATCACCATGAAACACTTGGAAAACATGAACAAGGTCATCATGGTGACCGGTTTGATTGTGGGTCTTGCTTACTCCACAGAGTTTTTTATGGCTTGGTATTCCGGTAACGAATACGAAGGTTTTACTTTCGTTAACAGAGCCTTCGGTCCTTACGGTTGGGCTTACTTTATCATGTTCAGCTGTAACGTGTTTTCTCCTCAGGTATTTTGGTGGAAAAAACTCAGAACCAATATTCCGGTTATGTTTGTCATCTCTATCGTTGTAAACATAGGGATGTGGTTTGAAAGATACGTGATCGTTATGACGACTCACGCGGACTTTCTTCCTTCTAGTTGGGATATGTATATCCCGACCGTTTACGACTTCATGATGCTTATCGGAACGTTCGGAATCTTCTTCACGTTGTTTCTTCTGTTCTGCAGAATCATGCCGGTTATTGCGGTTGCGGAAGTGAAAACCGTAATGCCTCACAAAGACGGAGGACACCACTGA